Proteins from a single region of Chanodichthys erythropterus isolate Z2021 chromosome 13, ASM2448905v1, whole genome shotgun sequence:
- the mogat3b gene encoding 2-acylglycerol O-acyltransferase 3b isoform X1, with translation MGSDNASELKGKEAKSQWKLFIEDISVLQLVISFLFLGVSCLLLMIYLMFTSLWLIPILYFSWQIYDWQTPERGGRRTKFVRNWEVWKHFRDYFPVKLVKTAELNPSKNYVLGCHPHGIMCVGAFSCFSTDRNEFAETFPGIRSTLAILAGLFRLPLFREYVLCAGLLPVSKESLDYLLSRTGVGNAVVIIIGGAEESLTSSPGINTVVMKHRKGFVRLALEHGADLVPVYSFGENELFPQVVLPEGSVGRRLQVLFKQIMGFAPCLFTGGRWLLLPFRRPVTTVVGHPITVPQVDSPSQEQVDHYHSLYMKALSELFHRHKTSCGLADTHELRFI, from the exons CTTCAGAGTTAAAGGGGAAGGAGGCGAAGTCTCAATGGAAGTTGTTTATCGAAGATATCAGTGTTTTACAATTGGTGATTTCATTTCTGTTTTTAG gagtGTCCTGTCTACTGTTGATGATCTACTTGATGTTCACCTCTCTGTGGCTCATCCCCATTCTTTACTTCTCCTGGCAGATCTATGACTGGCAAACACCTGAGAGAG GTGGCAGAAGAACAAAGTTTGTGAGAAATTGGGAAGTATGGAAACACTTCCGAGACTATTTTCCTGTGAAG CTGGTAAAGACTGCTGAATTGAATCCCAGTAAGAACTATGTTTTGGGTTGTCACCCCCATGGCATCATGTGTGTAGGAGCGTTCTCATGCTTCAGCACAGACCGTAACGAATTTGCGGAAACCTTTCCTGGAATACGCTCCACTCTTGCAATCCTGGCCGGGCTTTTTCGCCTTCCTCTCTTCAGAGAATATGTTTTGTGTGCAG GTCTGTTGCCCGTCAGTAAAGAGAGTTTGGATTATTTGCTGAGCCGTACCGGTGTGGGTAACGCTGTGGTCATCATCATTGGTGGGGCAGAGGAATCACTTACCTCGTCTCCAGGAATAAACACTGTAGTCATGAAACACAGGAAAGGCTTTGTACGACTGGCCCTTGAACATGG GGCTGACCTGGTTCCCGTGTACTCCTTTGGGGAGAACGAGCTGTTTCCGCAGGTGGTTCTGCCTGAGGGCAGTGTGGGTCGACGGCTGCAGGTTCTTTTTAAGCAGATTATGGGTTTTGCTCCATGTCTCTTCACTGGGGGGCGCTGGCTGCTTCTGCCATTTAGACGTCCTGTGACAACCGTGG TGGGCCATCCCATTACAGTGCCTCAGGTTGACAGTCCATCTCAGGAACAGGTGGATCATTACCACAGTTTATACATGAAGGCTCTGTCTGAACTTTTCCACAGACATAAAACCAGCTGCGGACTTGCCGACACACACGAGCTGCGCTTCATCTAG
- the mogat3b gene encoding 2-acylglycerol O-acyltransferase 3b isoform X2: protein MGSDNELKGKEAKSQWKLFIEDISVLQLVISFLFLGVSCLLLMIYLMFTSLWLIPILYFSWQIYDWQTPERGGRRTKFVRNWEVWKHFRDYFPVKLVKTAELNPSKNYVLGCHPHGIMCVGAFSCFSTDRNEFAETFPGIRSTLAILAGLFRLPLFREYVLCAGLLPVSKESLDYLLSRTGVGNAVVIIIGGAEESLTSSPGINTVVMKHRKGFVRLALEHGADLVPVYSFGENELFPQVVLPEGSVGRRLQVLFKQIMGFAPCLFTGGRWLLLPFRRPVTTVVGHPITVPQVDSPSQEQVDHYHSLYMKALSELFHRHKTSCGLADTHELRFI from the exons AGTTAAAGGGGAAGGAGGCGAAGTCTCAATGGAAGTTGTTTATCGAAGATATCAGTGTTTTACAATTGGTGATTTCATTTCTGTTTTTAG gagtGTCCTGTCTACTGTTGATGATCTACTTGATGTTCACCTCTCTGTGGCTCATCCCCATTCTTTACTTCTCCTGGCAGATCTATGACTGGCAAACACCTGAGAGAG GTGGCAGAAGAACAAAGTTTGTGAGAAATTGGGAAGTATGGAAACACTTCCGAGACTATTTTCCTGTGAAG CTGGTAAAGACTGCTGAATTGAATCCCAGTAAGAACTATGTTTTGGGTTGTCACCCCCATGGCATCATGTGTGTAGGAGCGTTCTCATGCTTCAGCACAGACCGTAACGAATTTGCGGAAACCTTTCCTGGAATACGCTCCACTCTTGCAATCCTGGCCGGGCTTTTTCGCCTTCCTCTCTTCAGAGAATATGTTTTGTGTGCAG GTCTGTTGCCCGTCAGTAAAGAGAGTTTGGATTATTTGCTGAGCCGTACCGGTGTGGGTAACGCTGTGGTCATCATCATTGGTGGGGCAGAGGAATCACTTACCTCGTCTCCAGGAATAAACACTGTAGTCATGAAACACAGGAAAGGCTTTGTACGACTGGCCCTTGAACATGG GGCTGACCTGGTTCCCGTGTACTCCTTTGGGGAGAACGAGCTGTTTCCGCAGGTGGTTCTGCCTGAGGGCAGTGTGGGTCGACGGCTGCAGGTTCTTTTTAAGCAGATTATGGGTTTTGCTCCATGTCTCTTCACTGGGGGGCGCTGGCTGCTTCTGCCATTTAGACGTCCTGTGACAACCGTGG TGGGCCATCCCATTACAGTGCCTCAGGTTGACAGTCCATCTCAGGAACAGGTGGATCATTACCACAGTTTATACATGAAGGCTCTGTCTGAACTTTTCCACAGACATAAAACCAGCTGCGGACTTGCCGACACACACGAGCTGCGCTTCATCTAG
- the mogat3b gene encoding 2-acylglycerol O-acyltransferase 3b isoform X3 produces the protein MIYLMFTSLWLIPILYFSWQIYDWQTPERGGRRTKFVRNWEVWKHFRDYFPVKLVKTAELNPSKNYVLGCHPHGIMCVGAFSCFSTDRNEFAETFPGIRSTLAILAGLFRLPLFREYVLCAGLLPVSKESLDYLLSRTGVGNAVVIIIGGAEESLTSSPGINTVVMKHRKGFVRLALEHGADLVPVYSFGENELFPQVVLPEGSVGRRLQVLFKQIMGFAPCLFTGGRWLLLPFRRPVTTVVGHPITVPQVDSPSQEQVDHYHSLYMKALSELFHRHKTSCGLADTHELRFI, from the exons ATGATCTACTTGATGTTCACCTCTCTGTGGCTCATCCCCATTCTTTACTTCTCCTGGCAGATCTATGACTGGCAAACACCTGAGAGAG GTGGCAGAAGAACAAAGTTTGTGAGAAATTGGGAAGTATGGAAACACTTCCGAGACTATTTTCCTGTGAAG CTGGTAAAGACTGCTGAATTGAATCCCAGTAAGAACTATGTTTTGGGTTGTCACCCCCATGGCATCATGTGTGTAGGAGCGTTCTCATGCTTCAGCACAGACCGTAACGAATTTGCGGAAACCTTTCCTGGAATACGCTCCACTCTTGCAATCCTGGCCGGGCTTTTTCGCCTTCCTCTCTTCAGAGAATATGTTTTGTGTGCAG GTCTGTTGCCCGTCAGTAAAGAGAGTTTGGATTATTTGCTGAGCCGTACCGGTGTGGGTAACGCTGTGGTCATCATCATTGGTGGGGCAGAGGAATCACTTACCTCGTCTCCAGGAATAAACACTGTAGTCATGAAACACAGGAAAGGCTTTGTACGACTGGCCCTTGAACATGG GGCTGACCTGGTTCCCGTGTACTCCTTTGGGGAGAACGAGCTGTTTCCGCAGGTGGTTCTGCCTGAGGGCAGTGTGGGTCGACGGCTGCAGGTTCTTTTTAAGCAGATTATGGGTTTTGCTCCATGTCTCTTCACTGGGGGGCGCTGGCTGCTTCTGCCATTTAGACGTCCTGTGACAACCGTGG TGGGCCATCCCATTACAGTGCCTCAGGTTGACAGTCCATCTCAGGAACAGGTGGATCATTACCACAGTTTATACATGAAGGCTCTGTCTGAACTTTTCCACAGACATAAAACCAGCTGCGGACTTGCCGACACACACGAGCTGCGCTTCATCTAG
- the znhit1 gene encoding zinc finger HIT domain-containing protein 1, whose protein sequence is MAEKKIAVRSQDPNQRRVLDSATRQRRLTRQLEALEKDNFQDDPHASLPQLVKRLPQFDESNESSKRRKKTRGDHFKQRFRKNFQTLLEEEDLSVSEGPNYLTACAEPSKFPQRHFCAVCGFPSNYTCVSCGARYCCVRCLGTHHETRCLKWTV, encoded by the exons ATGGCGGAGAAGAAAATAGCCG TCCGCTCGCAGGATCCCAACCAGCGGCGCGTGCTGGACAGCGCCACGCGCCAGCGCCGATTGACCCGCCAGCTCGAGGCGCTCGAGAAAGACAACTTCCAGGACGACCCTCACGCGAGCCTGCCGCAGCTCGTCAAGCGGCTGCCACAGTTCGACGAGAGCAACGAATCGA GCAAGCGCAGGAAGAAGACAAGGGGTGATCATTTTAAACAGAGGTTCCGCAAAAACTTCCAAACACTTCTGGAGGAGGAG gacTTGAGTGTTAGTGAGGGTCCAAACTATCTGACTGCATGTGCTGAGCCCTCCAAGTTTCCTCAGCGTCATTTCTGTGCAGTGTGCGGCTTCCCTTCAAACTACACCTGTGTGTCGTGTGGAGCTCGCTACTGCTGTGTCCGATGTTTAGGAACACACCACGAGACCAG GTGTCTAAAGTGGACGGTGTGA